The following coding sequences lie in one Pectobacterium sp. A5351 genomic window:
- a CDS encoding acyltransferase gives MTDKIGWIDNLRALACMMVVLIHSTTYYITAGGTPGDGHWDVANILNSASRVCVPLFFMISGYLFFGERSAGKKHFLRIGLCLLFYSTVALIYIATLTPINGLNSLHHALQKPVFYHLWFFYAIIVIYLLSPLITIKPVSGKYLAVLIILLAVVANPNTGRVEFEGFKLLPVNLYIYGDTFYYVLYAALGRALGMLDVPKKIALAAIPCFIACVALVAMGTKHHTLLNDTFTQTFYIYCGPLVFLAAVSLLVVFKHYGSQRILPGFAIISRHSLAIYGFHALIIHYLRTHDVVLPSHPVLDILYVFAIALGASLLLSMALQKIDVRRWVS, from the coding sequence ATGACGGATAAGATCGGCTGGATTGATAACCTGCGGGCGCTGGCCTGCATGATGGTCGTTCTGATTCATAGCACAACCTACTATATTACGGCGGGTGGCACGCCAGGCGACGGGCACTGGGATGTGGCGAATATCCTGAACTCCGCTTCGCGCGTCTGTGTTCCGCTGTTTTTCATGATCTCGGGTTACTTATTCTTTGGCGAGCGCAGCGCGGGGAAAAAACATTTCCTGCGTATCGGTTTATGCCTGCTTTTTTATAGTACGGTCGCGCTGATTTATATTGCGACGCTCACGCCGATTAATGGCCTGAATTCATTGCACCATGCGCTGCAAAAACCGGTCTTTTATCACTTATGGTTTTTCTACGCCATTATCGTGATTTATCTGCTTTCCCCACTTATTACCATCAAGCCGGTATCGGGAAAATATTTAGCCGTCTTGATTATCTTGCTGGCCGTTGTCGCCAACCCCAATACGGGGCGGGTGGAGTTTGAAGGCTTTAAATTACTGCCCGTGAATCTCTATATTTACGGCGATACGTTTTACTACGTGCTGTATGCCGCGCTGGGGCGTGCGTTGGGAATGTTGGACGTACCAAAGAAAATCGCGCTAGCCGCTATCCCATGTTTTATTGCCTGTGTCGCGCTGGTCGCGATGGGGACGAAGCACCACACATTATTGAACGATACGTTTACCCAGACATTTTATATCTACTGTGGCCCGCTGGTGTTTCTAGCGGCGGTCAGCCTTCTGGTGGTGTTTAAGCATTACGGTAGCCAGCGGATTTTACCGGGATTTGCCATCATTTCGCGCCATTCACTGGCGATTTACGGCTTCCACGCGTTGATCATTCACTATCTGCGTACGCATGACGTAGTGCTGCCATCCCACCCGGTTCTCGACATCTTGTATGTTTTCGCCATCGCGCTAGGAGCCAGCCTGCTGCTCTCGATGGCGCTACAGAAAATCGATGTGCGGCGCTGGGTGAGTTGA
- the exaC gene encoding acetaldehyde dehydrogenase ExaC encodes MAHDNLEGRSASGEYGSLNLKKRYDNFIGGAWVPPDAGQYFVNLTPVTGQPMCEVASSTTRDVDHALDAAHKAKAEWGGLSVQERALVLNRIADRMEQNLERLAQVETWDNGKPIRETSGADVPLAIDHFRYFAACIRAQEGAISEIDGDTVAYHFHEPLGVVGQIIPWNFPLLMACWKMAPALAAGNCIVLKPAKLTPMSVLILMELIQDLLPAGVINVVNGSGSEIGEYLATSKRVAKVAFTGSTEVGQQIMSYAAQNVTPVTLELGGKSPNIFFADVMDKEDSFFDKVLEGFTLFAFNQGEVCTCPSRALVQESIYDRFMERAIKRVEAIRIGNPLDSKTMMGAQVSAGQLDTILNYIDIGKKEGARVLTGGQRKVMPGGLAEGYYLEPTILFGKNSMRVFQEEIFGPVLAVTTFKTMDDALEIANDTEYGLGAGVWSRNGNIAYRMGRGIQAGRVWTNCYHAYPAHAAFGGYKQSGIGRENHKMMLEHYQQTKCLLVSYSDKPMGLF; translated from the coding sequence ATGGCGCATGATAATCTCGAAGGACGATCCGCATCTGGCGAATACGGTTCTCTCAATCTGAAAAAACGCTATGACAATTTTATCGGTGGAGCCTGGGTTCCCCCTGATGCGGGTCAGTATTTTGTCAATTTGACGCCAGTAACGGGCCAGCCGATGTGTGAAGTAGCCAGTTCGACAACGCGAGATGTTGATCACGCGCTGGATGCTGCTCACAAGGCAAAAGCGGAATGGGGTGGCCTGTCGGTGCAGGAACGCGCGTTGGTGCTTAACCGAATCGCTGACCGGATGGAGCAAAATCTTGAGCGGCTGGCGCAGGTGGAAACCTGGGATAACGGTAAACCGATACGTGAAACCAGTGGGGCGGATGTGCCGCTGGCGATTGACCATTTTCGCTATTTTGCGGCCTGTATCCGTGCGCAAGAAGGGGCGATCAGTGAAATTGACGGCGATACCGTGGCTTACCATTTTCATGAACCTCTCGGCGTTGTAGGGCAAATTATTCCCTGGAATTTCCCGCTGCTGATGGCCTGTTGGAAAATGGCGCCAGCGCTGGCTGCCGGTAACTGTATTGTGTTGAAACCCGCCAAACTGACGCCGATGTCGGTGCTGATTTTGATGGAGTTGATTCAGGATCTGCTGCCCGCGGGGGTCATTAATGTCGTCAACGGGTCGGGAAGTGAAATTGGTGAATACCTGGCGACGTCGAAACGCGTTGCGAAAGTCGCCTTCACCGGCTCGACCGAGGTGGGGCAGCAGATCATGAGCTATGCGGCGCAGAACGTGACGCCAGTCACGCTGGAGCTAGGCGGCAAATCGCCGAACATTTTCTTTGCCGATGTGATGGATAAAGAAGACAGCTTTTTTGACAAAGTGCTCGAAGGCTTCACCCTGTTTGCTTTCAATCAGGGAGAGGTCTGCACCTGTCCGAGTCGTGCGCTGGTACAGGAATCTATCTACGATCGTTTTATGGAACGGGCAATCAAGCGCGTTGAGGCTATCCGCATCGGCAACCCGCTGGACAGCAAAACCATGATGGGCGCACAGGTGTCAGCAGGCCAGCTTGATACCATCCTTAACTATATTGATATCGGTAAGAAAGAGGGGGCACGGGTGCTCACGGGCGGCCAGCGTAAGGTGATGCCGGGCGGGCTGGCGGAAGGCTACTATCTGGAGCCGACGATATTGTTCGGTAAAAACAGTATGCGCGTCTTTCAGGAAGAAATTTTCGGGCCGGTGCTGGCGGTTACGACGTTCAAAACGATGGATGATGCGCTGGAGATTGCCAACGATACGGAATACGGGCTGGGGGCTGGCGTGTGGAGCCGTAACGGTAACATCGCTTACCGGATGGGGCGCGGTATTCAGGCTGGGCGCGTCTGGACCAACTGCTATCACGCCTATCCGGCGCACGCGGCGTTCGGCGGTTACAAGCAGTCCGGTATCGGGCGTGAAAATCATAAAATGATGCTGGAACACTACCAGCAAACCAAGTGCCTGTTGGTGAGTTATTCTGATAAGCCGATGGGACTGTTCTGA
- the fdhD gene encoding formate dehydrogenase accessory sulfurtransferase FdhD, protein MQVFQVEGVHLHADAALEGATQHSVYHPDSLHQPQSDWLAEEVPVALVYNGISHVVMMASPKELEQFALGFSLSEGIIQSPADIYGMDVQATCNGIEVQIELSSRRFSGLKERRRAMDGRTGCGVCGVEQLAEIGKPIAPLPFTQTFSLSRLDSALARLRDVQQIGQVTGCTHAAGWVAPDGTLSGGSEDVGRHVALDKLLGTRAKQGWLQGAALVSSRASYEMVQKSAMCGVEILFAASAATSLAVEVAERCNLTLVGFCRPGQATIYTHPQRLSE, encoded by the coding sequence ATGCAGGTATTTCAGGTGGAAGGGGTTCATTTACACGCAGATGCCGCCCTTGAAGGCGCAACGCAACATTCGGTCTATCATCCCGATTCGCTGCATCAACCGCAGTCTGACTGGTTGGCGGAAGAAGTGCCCGTTGCGCTGGTCTACAACGGTATATCACATGTCGTCATGATGGCCTCGCCGAAAGAACTGGAACAGTTCGCCCTCGGGTTTTCCTTATCAGAAGGCATTATTCAATCACCGGCGGATATCTACGGGATGGATGTACAGGCCACCTGTAACGGCATCGAAGTGCAGATTGAGCTTTCCAGCCGACGCTTTTCCGGGCTAAAAGAACGACGCCGAGCGATGGATGGCCGCACAGGCTGCGGCGTATGCGGCGTAGAGCAGCTCGCGGAAATCGGCAAACCTATCGCCCCTTTACCCTTCACGCAGACATTTTCCCTCAGCAGGCTCGATAGCGCGCTGGCGCGACTACGAGACGTGCAGCAGATCGGTCAGGTGACGGGTTGCACGCATGCCGCGGGCTGGGTTGCACCAGACGGTACACTATCTGGGGGAAGCGAAGATGTCGGCCGACATGTCGCGCTGGATAAACTGCTGGGTACCCGAGCGAAACAAGGGTGGCTGCAAGGCGCCGCGCTGGTTTCCAGCCGTGCCAGCTATGAAATGGTCCAGAAGTCTGCCATGTGCGGCGTGGAAATTCTGTTTGCTGCCTCGGCGGCCACCTCTCTGGCTGTTGAGGTCGCAGAGCGCTGCAACCTGACGCTGGTCGGTTTTTGTCGGCCGGGGCAGGCGACTATCTACACGCATCCACAGCGTCTGAGCGAGTAA
- the sodA gene encoding superoxide dismutase [Mn], translating to MSYSLPSLPYAYDALEPHFDKETMEIHHSKHHQAYVNNANAALESLPELAKLSAEELIAQLDKVPAEKKAALRNNAGGHANHSLFWKGLKVGTTLTGDLKAAIERDFGSVDAFKEKFEQAAATRFGSGWAWLVLKDDGKLAVVSTANQDSPLMGEAVSGASGYPIIGLDVWEHAYYLKFQNRRPDYAKAFWNVVNWDEAAARFAAAKK from the coding sequence ATGAGTTATTCACTGCCATCGCTGCCTTATGCTTATGACGCACTGGAACCGCATTTCGACAAAGAGACGATGGAAATTCACCATTCCAAACACCATCAGGCTTACGTCAATAATGCTAACGCCGCGCTGGAATCTCTGCCTGAGCTGGCTAAATTGTCTGCTGAAGAGCTGATCGCCCAACTGGATAAAGTTCCTGCTGAGAAAAAAGCAGCACTGCGTAACAACGCTGGCGGCCACGCTAACCACAGCCTGTTCTGGAAAGGCCTGAAAGTAGGCACGACGCTGACTGGCGACCTGAAAGCCGCCATCGAACGCGATTTCGGTAGCGTTGATGCGTTTAAAGAGAAATTTGAGCAAGCAGCAGCAACCCGCTTTGGTTCTGGCTGGGCCTGGCTGGTGCTGAAAGACGACGGCAAACTGGCTGTCGTTTCTACTGCAAATCAGGATAGCCCACTGATGGGTGAAGCCGTTTCTGGCGCTTCTGGCTACCCAATCATTGGCCTGGACGTTTGGGAACACGCCTACTACCTGAAATTCCAGAACCGTCGCCCAGATTATGCTAAAGCATTCTGGAACGTGGTGAACTGGGACGAAGCTGCCGCCCGTTTCGCTGCCGCAAAAAAATAA
- a CDS encoding methyl-accepting chemotaxis protein, translating to MNFDNLKVGKKLGLGFFLILLMTMVIAGAGIMHISSLKDSIDKVNLSNTINDEINQAKYYRALYGTTYNPDDIKKNVEHIANIIKLVEKSKEFHWPENDTKKIASIPTLITSYKEKQNNYINAVSKKDAVRKSWNISTTEKPLQQLNDQLKTDNNSATLQLLLSDLNQKLIAVRYHVRGLLLSTNKESEEKLTDAINAAQTSLTFLYQSLSAEQRETLAPVLTIMNNYEEQVLAYMPAYQEEMAQAGQMQVVAGQLNDVVKSLLSDQLAASQADIRNATLQMSIAALITLLLGLLISWFISRQITTPLGNTLNMAEKIATGDLTMSINTTRKDELGQLMSAMSKMNDNLHNMIDDIRVGVSQISNASSEIVAGNTDLSSRTEQQAAAVEETAASMEQLTATVKQNADNAHHANKLAISASQTARQGGEQVNNVVQTMTAIENSSKRIAEITSVINSIAFQTNILALNAAVEAARAGEQGRGFAVVASEVRNLAQRSSQAAKEIEGLISESVNQVSHGATLVGNAGKTMNDIVTSITQVHDIMGEIATASDEQSRGISQVSQAIVEMDSTTQQNAALVEQSSAAADSLEEQARLLKQAVSVFRLANTQHDDTPAGIAFADPTHRLYAPR from the coding sequence ATGAATTTTGACAATCTAAAAGTCGGTAAAAAATTAGGATTAGGCTTTTTCCTGATTCTGCTGATGACCATGGTGATTGCCGGCGCGGGTATTATGCATATTAGCTCGCTGAAAGACAGTATTGATAAAGTTAATTTAAGCAACACTATCAATGATGAAATTAACCAGGCTAAGTATTACCGCGCATTATACGGCACTACCTATAATCCTGATGATATAAAAAAGAACGTTGAACACATTGCCAACATTATAAAACTCGTTGAAAAATCAAAAGAATTTCACTGGCCGGAAAACGATACCAAGAAAATAGCCAGCATCCCCACCTTGATTACCAGCTACAAGGAAAAACAAAATAATTACATTAACGCCGTAAGCAAAAAAGATGCCGTCAGGAAGAGCTGGAATATTTCAACCACGGAAAAACCACTGCAACAGCTCAACGATCAATTAAAAACAGACAACAACAGCGCTACTCTCCAATTATTACTTTCCGACCTGAACCAAAAACTGATTGCCGTCCGCTACCACGTTCGTGGTTTATTACTTTCTACCAATAAAGAATCCGAAGAAAAGCTGACGGATGCCATCAATGCGGCACAAACGTCATTGACCTTCCTGTATCAGAGTCTGTCTGCCGAACAGCGTGAAACGCTGGCACCCGTTCTGACAATCATGAACAACTATGAAGAGCAGGTTCTGGCCTATATGCCAGCCTATCAGGAGGAGATGGCGCAAGCAGGGCAAATGCAGGTTGTCGCCGGACAGTTAAACGACGTAGTTAAATCCCTGCTTAGCGATCAGTTGGCTGCTTCGCAGGCAGATATTCGCAATGCCACGCTGCAAATGAGCATTGCGGCGCTGATAACGCTATTGCTTGGCCTGCTGATTTCCTGGTTTATTTCACGCCAGATCACCACCCCCCTGGGCAACACCTTGAACATGGCTGAAAAAATCGCGACAGGCGATCTCACCATGTCCATCAACACGACGCGTAAGGATGAGCTGGGTCAGTTGATGAGTGCAATGTCGAAAATGAACGACAACCTGCACAATATGATCGACGACATTCGCGTCGGCGTCAGCCAGATTTCTAACGCCTCCAGCGAGATCGTCGCAGGCAACACCGATTTGTCATCACGTACCGAGCAACAAGCTGCTGCCGTTGAAGAAACCGCCGCCAGCATGGAACAGCTCACTGCAACAGTTAAGCAAAACGCGGATAACGCGCACCACGCCAACAAACTGGCTATCAGCGCTTCCCAAACCGCAAGACAGGGTGGCGAGCAGGTGAATAACGTGGTGCAAACCATGACCGCGATTGAAAACAGCTCTAAACGTATCGCGGAAATCACGTCCGTCATCAATAGCATCGCCTTCCAGACCAACATTCTGGCATTGAACGCCGCAGTGGAAGCCGCGCGCGCCGGTGAACAAGGCCGTGGCTTTGCTGTGGTCGCCAGCGAAGTCCGCAATCTGGCACAGCGCAGTTCTCAGGCCGCGAAGGAAATCGAAGGCCTGATCTCTGAATCCGTTAACCAGGTCTCACACGGTGCGACGCTGGTCGGCAACGCAGGCAAAACGATGAATGATATCGTCACCTCGATCACGCAGGTGCACGACATCATGGGTGAAATTGCGACGGCATCGGATGAGCAAAGCCGGGGAATTAGTCAAGTTAGCCAGGCGATTGTTGAGATGGACAGCACCACGCAGCAGAACGCCGCGCTGGTTGAACAATCCTCTGCCGCCGCCGATTCGCTGGAAGAACAGGCGAGACTGCTGAAGCAAGCGGTTTCCGTCTTCCGTCTGGCAAACACACAGCACGATGACACGCCGGCCGGTATCGCCTTTGCCGACCCAACGCATCGTCTGTACGCGCCGCGCTAA
- a CDS encoding YibL family ribosome-associated protein: MKEQEKAEIKRLSDQLDKLTRKQTTLLAQGDAEAIALNMDAREKLTAEIERLRNVREQKLSKEAEKLVKLPFSRAITKKEQADMGTLKKSVRGLVVVHPMTALGREMGLTEMTGYAPKPF; encoded by the coding sequence ATGAAAGAGCAGGAAAAAGCAGAGATTAAACGCCTTAGCGACCAATTGGATAAGCTGACGCGTAAGCAGACCACGCTGCTGGCACAAGGTGATGCTGAGGCTATCGCCCTCAATATGGACGCGCGTGAGAAGCTAACGGCCGAAATTGAGCGCCTGCGTAACGTGAGAGAACAGAAACTCAGTAAAGAGGCGGAGAAACTGGTGAAGCTGCCTTTCAGCCGTGCGATTACGAAAAAAGAGCAGGCTGATATGGGGACGTTGAAGAAAAGCGTTCGCGGTTTGGTGGTGGTGCACCCGATGACCGCGCTGGGGCGCGAGATGGGCTTAACAGAGATGACGGGCTACGCGCCGAAACCGTTCTGA
- a CDS encoding MltR family transcriptional regulator — protein MLCAGLKGREVTMEETQAFENRVLEALNSGKTVRDFMLCAVELLAEAVSILMLQVFRKDDYAVKYAVEPLMTGTGPLGDLSVRLKLIYGLGMISRKEYEDAELLMALGEELTHDDRHYRFTDDEILGPIGELHCVTALPAEPALPPGTDAADPLLVNMQQQRYQQMVRSTLVLSLTTLIAQISLKKAF, from the coding sequence ATGCTGTGTGCGGGGTTAAAAGGTCGAGAAGTGACGATGGAAGAAACACAGGCGTTTGAAAACCGGGTTCTGGAAGCGCTGAACTCAGGGAAGACCGTGCGCGATTTTATGCTTTGTGCCGTTGAATTGCTGGCTGAAGCGGTCAGTATCCTGATGTTGCAGGTGTTCCGTAAAGACGACTATGCGGTGAAATATGCCGTTGAACCCTTGATGACGGGAACGGGCCCGCTGGGCGACCTGTCCGTGCGCCTGAAACTGATTTATGGTCTGGGGATGATCAGCCGTAAAGAGTACGAAGATGCAGAACTGTTAATGGCGCTGGGCGAAGAGCTGACGCATGACGATCGGCATTATCGTTTTACCGACGATGAAATTCTGGGGCCCATCGGCGAGCTGCATTGCGTTACGGCGCTGCCCGCAGAACCCGCTTTGCCGCCGGGGACCGACGCTGCCGATCCGCTTCTGGTGAACATGCAGCAGCAGCGTTATCAGCAGATGGTACGTTCCACGCTGGTGTTATCCCTGACCACTCTGATTGCGCAAATTAGCCTGAAAAAAGCGTTTTAA
- a CDS encoding mannitol-1-phosphate 5-dehydrogenase — MKALHFGAGNIGRGFIGKLLADANVELTFADVNQPLLDALNSRKSYTVRIVGDNTRLDTVSNVSAVHSGSQDAVALIAVADLVTTAVGPQILEKIAGTIAQGLVKRHHDGNTRPLNIIACENMVRGTSQLKQHVLKLLPEGHQEWVVEHVGFVDSAVDRIVPPSEAGSDDVLAVTVETFSEWIVDKTQFCGEPPAIPGMELTDNLMAFVERKLFTLNTGHAITAYLGQQARHQTIRDAILDPKVRAVVKGAMEESGAVLIKRYGFDADKHAAYINKILSRFENPHLHDDVERVGRQPLRKLSAGDRLIKPLLGTLEYHLPHDNLITGIAAAMHYRSEQDPQAQELAELLRAQGPQAALAQISGLDADSEVVAQAVNVYNAMQ, encoded by the coding sequence ATGAAAGCATTACATTTTGGCGCGGGTAATATTGGCCGTGGATTTATTGGGAAATTGTTGGCGGATGCCAACGTCGAACTGACATTCGCTGACGTCAATCAGCCGCTTCTGGATGCCTTGAACAGCCGTAAAAGCTATACGGTGCGGATTGTTGGCGATAACACACGCCTTGATACCGTGAGCAACGTGAGTGCCGTTCACAGCGGTAGTCAGGATGCTGTGGCGTTGATTGCCGTGGCCGATCTGGTGACAACCGCCGTGGGGCCGCAGATTCTGGAAAAAATCGCCGGAACTATCGCTCAGGGGCTGGTTAAGCGTCATCACGACGGCAATACCCGGCCGTTGAACATTATTGCCTGTGAAAATATGGTGCGCGGCACCAGCCAGTTAAAACAGCATGTGTTGAAACTGCTGCCCGAAGGCCATCAGGAATGGGTTGTCGAGCATGTGGGATTTGTCGATTCCGCCGTGGATCGCATCGTTCCTCCTTCCGAAGCCGGTAGTGATGATGTGCTGGCGGTGACGGTAGAAACCTTCAGTGAATGGATCGTCGATAAAACCCAGTTCTGCGGTGAGCCGCCAGCGATTCCCGGTATGGAATTGACCGACAACCTGATGGCGTTTGTCGAGCGTAAGCTCTTCACGCTGAACACGGGCCATGCGATTACGGCTTACCTCGGCCAGCAGGCGCGTCATCAAACGATTCGCGATGCGATTCTTGACCCGAAAGTCAGAGCCGTAGTCAAAGGCGCAATGGAAGAGAGCGGTGCGGTGCTCATCAAGCGCTACGGTTTTGATGCGGATAAGCACGCTGCCTATATCAATAAGATTCTTAGCCGCTTTGAAAACCCCCATCTGCATGATGATGTGGAGCGCGTTGGCCGTCAGCCGCTGCGTAAACTGAGCGCGGGCGACCGTCTGATCAAGCCGCTGCTGGGAACGCTGGAGTACCATTTGCCGCATGACAACCTGATTACTGGTATTGCCGCCGCGATGCATTATCGCAGCGAACAGGATCCGCAGGCGCAGGAGCTGGCCGAGTTGCTTCGCGCACAGGGGCCGCAGGCGGCGCTGGCACAGATTTCTGGTCTGGACGCTGACAGCGAGGTTGTCGCGCAAGCAGTGAATGTGTATAACGCCATGCAGTAA
- a CDS encoding PTS mannitol transporter subunit IICBA: MLSPDIKIKVQNFGRFLSNMVMPNIGAFIAWGIITALFIPTGWIPNETLAKLVGPMITYLLPLLIGYTGGRLVFGERGGVVGAITTMGVIVGTDIPMFLGAMIVGPLGGWAIKRFDRVVDGKIKSGFEMLVNNFSAGIIGMLLAILSFLAIGPLVEVFSQVLASGVNLMVQNNLLPFTSIFVEPAKILFLNNAINHGIFSPLGIQQATETGKSIFFLIEANPGPGMGVLMAYMFFGRGNAKESAPGAAIIHFLGGIHEIYFPYVLMNPRLIIAVILGGMTGVFTLSVLGGGLVSPASPGSILAVLAMTPKGAYFANLAAIAAAFAVSFIVSAILLKSTKQKEEDLSDATRRVQEMKASAKGTATSVGVSGDMSTVRKIIVACDAGMGSSAMGAGVLRKKVQDAGLTNISVTNSAINSLPDDVDLVITHRDLTERAMRHAPQAQHISLTNFLDSGLYSDLAARLVAAQGAVQPETVATPVPATAEAQTNLFQLGAGNVFLNQHATDKEQAIRFAGEQLVKGGYVEPAYVEAMLEREKLTSTYLGESIAVPHGTIEAKDRVLKTGVVFCQYPEGVRFGDEEDEVARLVIGIAARNNEHIQVITSLTNALDDDAVIERLAHTQDVQEVLDLLSGKKSA; encoded by the coding sequence ATGCTTTCACCAGATATTAAGATCAAAGTGCAAAACTTTGGTCGCTTCCTCAGCAATATGGTTATGCCCAATATTGGCGCCTTTATCGCCTGGGGTATTATTACCGCGCTGTTTATTCCTACCGGCTGGATTCCCAATGAAACGTTGGCGAAGCTCGTCGGCCCGATGATTACGTATTTGCTGCCATTGCTGATTGGTTATACCGGCGGACGTCTGGTATTCGGTGAGCGTGGTGGCGTGGTGGGTGCAATTACGACGATGGGTGTGATCGTCGGGACTGATATCCCGATGTTCCTCGGCGCCATGATCGTCGGTCCATTGGGCGGCTGGGCGATCAAACGTTTTGACCGCGTGGTCGACGGTAAAATCAAGAGCGGCTTTGAAATGCTGGTCAACAACTTCTCTGCCGGTATTATCGGTATGTTGTTGGCAATTCTGTCATTTTTGGCGATTGGTCCGCTGGTTGAAGTCTTCTCTCAGGTACTGGCTTCCGGCGTTAACCTGATGGTACAGAACAACCTGCTGCCGTTTACGTCCATCTTCGTTGAACCCGCGAAAATTCTGTTCCTGAACAATGCGATCAACCACGGTATCTTCTCACCACTGGGCATTCAGCAGGCAACGGAAACCGGCAAGTCTATTTTCTTCCTGATCGAAGCAAACCCAGGCCCAGGTATGGGCGTGTTGATGGCTTATATGTTCTTCGGTCGTGGTAATGCGAAAGAGTCTGCGCCAGGTGCGGCGATTATCCACTTCCTGGGCGGGATTCATGAAATTTACTTCCCGTATGTACTGATGAATCCGCGTCTGATTATCGCGGTGATTCTGGGCGGGATGACTGGCGTGTTTACGCTGAGCGTGCTGGGCGGTGGTTTGGTTTCTCCAGCGTCTCCAGGTTCGATTCTGGCGGTGCTGGCGATGACGCCAAAAGGCGCTTACTTCGCTAACCTCGCAGCCATTGCAGCGGCCTTCGCAGTATCCTTCATCGTGTCGGCGATTCTGCTGAAAAGCACCAAGCAAAAAGAAGAAGATCTGAGCGACGCAACGCGCCGCGTACAGGAAATGAAAGCCTCTGCGAAAGGTACGGCGACGAGCGTTGGCGTCAGCGGCGATATGAGCACCGTACGTAAAATCATTGTCGCCTGTGACGCCGGTATGGGTTCCAGTGCGATGGGGGCTGGCGTGCTGCGCAAGAAGGTGCAGGATGCCGGGCTGACCAACATTTCGGTGACCAACAGCGCGATCAACAGTCTGCCGGACGATGTCGACCTGGTCATTACGCACCGCGATCTGACCGAACGTGCGATGCGTCATGCGCCGCAGGCACAGCACATCTCACTGACCAACTTCCTTGATAGCGGTCTGTATAGCGATCTGGCGGCTCGTCTGGTGGCTGCGCAGGGTGCCGTGCAGCCTGAAACCGTGGCGACGCCTGTCCCTGCTACCGCTGAGGCGCAGACGAACCTGTTCCAACTGGGGGCGGGTAATGTGTTCCTGAATCAGCATGCGACAGACAAAGAGCAGGCAATCCGTTTTGCTGGTGAGCAACTGGTGAAAGGCGGCTATGTCGAGCCTGCGTATGTTGAAGCGATGCTGGAACGCGAAAAACTGACCTCTACCTATCTGGGCGAATCGATTGCCGTGCCGCACGGTACGATTGAAGCGAAAGATCGCGTGCTGAAAACGGGTGTGGTTTTCTGCCAATACCCTGAAGGCGTTCGCTTTGGCGATGAAGAAGATGAGGTTGCGCGTCTGGTTATCGGTATCGCTGCCCGTAACAACGAACATATCCAGGTCATCACCAGTCTGACCAACGCACTGGATGATGACGCTGTCATTGAACGTCTGGCGCACACGCAGGATGTTCAGGAAGTCCTCGACTTACTCTCCGGTAAAAAGAGTGCCTAA
- a CDS encoding DUF3053 domain-containing protein yields MRRLMMYRSRWLLPVLVILAALQLAACGDSEAEQRKAFIAFLQSAQSQQDGTLPALTEEQKKSFGNFANDYAILTTFSQQFNQAVSGSLTPMLGQISRIRVPKDYLIQRDDLRQSIGAMNLLSQHVQAAKVQADNAHRMLKQPEEVQIPYERLYARTVIQPTNALLPAIPSAIAFAQSLIQIGDFLQAQGDQVVFNGASVQFRTPQQVAQYNGMVVALPMQQQNLMNALRGINGVNYP; encoded by the coding sequence ATGAGAAGGCTGATGATGTACCGTTCACGCTGGCTGCTGCCAGTTCTGGTTATTCTGGCGGCATTGCAGTTGGCTGCCTGTGGTGACAGCGAGGCGGAGCAGCGGAAGGCATTCATTGCATTCCTGCAAAGCGCACAGTCGCAGCAGGATGGGACGCTGCCAGCATTGACGGAAGAACAAAAGAAGAGTTTTGGCAATTTTGCCAACGATTATGCGATTTTAACCACCTTTTCTCAGCAGTTTAATCAGGCTGTATCCGGCAGTTTGACGCCGATGCTGGGGCAAATTTCCCGTATTCGCGTCCCTAAAGACTATCTGATACAGCGTGATGACCTTCGGCAATCTATCGGGGCAATGAACCTGCTGAGCCAGCATGTGCAGGCGGCGAAAGTGCAGGCGGACAATGCCCACCGAATGCTAAAACAACCTGAAGAGGTGCAGATACCCTATGAGCGGCTGTATGCACGCACGGTAATACAGCCAACTAACGCGCTGTTGCCCGCCATTCCGAGTGCGATTGCCTTCGCACAGAGCCTGATTCAGATCGGTGATTTCCTTCAGGCTCAGGGCGATCAGGTTGTGTTTAATGGTGCATCGGTGCAATTCCGTACGCCGCAGCAGGTGGCGCAATATAATGGCATGGTGGTGGCGTTACCTATGCAACAGCAGAATTTAATGAATGCGCTTAGAGGGATAAATGGCGTGAATTATCCCTAG